The genomic region GATGCTTGCCGCCCCCACGCACAGAGCAAGTAGAGGCAATCCACCGGCACGTCGGTGCGGAACCGTTCGCCGTTGTTCCCAATGCGCCCGGCGGGCGCCCGGTATGTGCCGTTGTGCAGGATGCGATAGAGAAAGATGGAGACGCCGGCGTTCATGGGTGAGCGGAAGTTTTCGGCTGTGTAAATGGCGAAATCGAGGTCGTTGGCGAAGTCCGCCGGGTCGTAGCGCATACGCAACAACGCCAGAATTGCCTCGCTTATGCCGATGAGTGCGCGATAGGTAGCCACTAGGATTGCTCCGAAGCCGAGTTGTTGTCTGACAGGTGAAGCAGGGTGTTGATGAACTGCGTGATGTCTTCAAGCGTGTGTACCGGGCGGCGTAGCCCACTGGGAATGTGTTGAATCGTGCCCCGCCAGGTCTGCTCGTCCGTCCCTTCCAGCCACATGCGGATGACAAATGTATGGTGGGCTTGTTCTTCGTGGTTCATGACGGACAACTTTCGTGTGTTGTGGCTGGGTGGGGTCATGTGTAGGGCAAGTATAGCAGGCGGGGGTTCCCAAAGAGTTCTTTTTGCGTTCCCTCAGCGTTCCTGTTGGGGTGGCAGAAAAAAAGACCTGTCATCAGACAGGTCGCGAACGGCTTTTGCGCGCTGGGCTTAGTCTTTGGCGGGGGGAGCGACGTCGCGCAAGCGGGCGAGTTGTCGGCGCACGTCGTTGAGCGAGGCTTGAAGGCGCGTTTCAAGGGCGCGCAACTCTTCGGCGGTGGCGTGGGTCTGTGCTTCAAAGCGGGTTCGTTCTTCCAGCGCGTAGCGGCGAACCGTTTCGGCGTCATCCTGGCGGATGGCGTCAGCCAGGTTTTGTGTGGCTTGGGCGGGGGCGGCTTGAAATTCTGTATCGAGTATCTGGCGGCAAAGGAGAAATTGGCGCAGGGCGGCGGTACGGTTGCCCGAGAGGTAGAACAGCCGCATGAGGGTGCGGTGTGTGCGTTCATGGGCGGGTTCTTGTTGCAGAAGTTGATGGGCGTATTGAATGCCCTCATTGAGGGCGTGCATCTGTTCGCAGTGCGCCAGCATCTTTTCAAGAAGCACAAGGTACATGTGGCGGTACTGTTCGCGCGGGACGAGCGACCAATCGGCGTAGATGGTTTCGAGTAGATCGCCGCGGTAGAGCGTGATGGCGTGGCGGGCGAGTATGCTTTGCTGGGCGTCGAGTATGGAGCCGTTTTGGCGGCGGCATGCTTCAAACGCTTGCGCGAAGGTGTCGCTGTCTATGCGCACGTGGGCGCAGTTCAGGGCGATGGTGGCGTGTTCGATGTCAAGGGCGGTGGTGTCGCCGAGGGCTTGTTGCAGTTTCCAGAGCGTTTTGCGCAAGTTGGTGCGTGCATAGTGCGATTGGATGTCCGGCCAGAAGAGGGTTGCCAGGTGTTCGCGATGGTGGGCGCGGTGATGGTCTAAGGCGAGATAGGCGAGCAAGGCTTGCGCCGATGGGGGGAGCGGCACAGGTGTATCATCAAGCATGCATTCGATTTGCCCAAACAAACGGATGTGCAACATGGATGTGCCTTTCGCAACGTCTGCATGGGGTGATGAAGGGTGAGTTGGATTTGGCTCGCATGGCGCATTTCTCTAAACGTCGGCGTGATGGGATTTGGCGTTGAAAGGCGGGCATGTTTCAACTATGGCATATGTGTTGCAGAAAGGCAAAGCGCGTCGTGTCAATGGGTGCGGTGCGAGGTGTCGGATGTCTCGGCGTAAAAATCGAGCCAGAAGCGCATTTCGCTGAGCGCCGTCGAATGCCAGAGATAGGTTTCGTGTTGCACCTGAGCCAGCCGCTGGGTGCACGCGAGCCGCGCCGCGGGACTGGTTTGGGCGTGTTGCTTCTCTTCGGGTGTTGCGTGTTTGCGCACGTGCCCCCACATGTGTTCAACCGCGTTGAGAACGCCCCCCGCTGATGGGGGGTGGCGCATGAGGTCGGTCAATTCATCCAGCAAGGGGGCGAGGTCTTCGTGGCGGGCATTGACGAGCCGCTTGCCAATGTCGCGGTAGGCGTTGGGATCGCGGGCGAGGATTGAATACTTGTGTTGCGCCCAGGCTTGCTGTGGGTGCTCCGGTAGAGGAATGCGCCCCTGGCTTTGCCCGGCGTATTTGGCGCGCAACAGCGTGATTTGCGCGCTGGGGGCGTCCAAGTAGGGAGGCCAATGGGCTGGGTTGGGTGGAATTGGAAGGGGAGAATGGTGGCGGTAGCCTCGCAAGGCCAGTTCTGCAACCAGCCAGCCATGCCGCACAGCCAGCGCCCCCAAATGCTCGCGCCAGCGCTTTGTTTCGGGGTGCGCTGCGTAGCCTTTTTTGTTGTGCAGATGAATAGACGCCAAACCATGCAGTTCGCGGTGTTCGCCCAACAAACGCGAACGGTCGAGATAGCCGGGGTGAATGTCCCAAATGCGCATGCGTCAATCCTTCGAGTTGTTGTCGCAAAAATGAACCATAGCAAGCGGGCGGCTTTTGTCAATGGGATTGTTCTGCAAACAAAAAACCGACGCACTTTTGTGAGTGCGTCGGTTCGGCTTGCGTGCGTGCGCGTTAGACCCACCGCGCCGCTTCAAACGCCAATTCCGAGATGGTGGGGTGGGCGGGGAAGAGCGCGGCAAGATCGTGGATGGTGGCGTTGGCCGCTATGGCCTGCATGATGGGCGTCAGTGCGTCCGCGGCGTGCGGCCCAACGGCGACCCCACCGACAAGGCGCTTGTCGTCCGGCGTGAAGGTGATTTCGAGAAATCCCGGCGTCTCGTCCGTGTTCAGCAAGGCGGCTTTGAGGGCTGTGTTGAAGGGGATACGCACCCGCGCCAGCCCGTCTCCTTCAACCCGACCCACTTGCGCGACTTGCGGCTCGCTGTAAATGGCGAAAACAACCAGCGCTTCGCGGAAGGGGGGCAGGTCGTGCCCCAGCGCGGTCAGCGCGGCGTGGCGGGCGTGCGCCATGGCGCGATTGGCAATCATCGGGCGCCCCGTCACGTCGCCCACGGCGAAGATGTGCGGCTGGCTGGTGCGCAGATGGGCGTCCACGTGTGGCGCGCCATCTTCGCGCAGGGTAATCTGCGCCGCATCCAGCCCCAGGCGGGCGGTGTCGGGGCGGCGTCCGATGGCGATGAACGCCATCTCGGCGGTGAGTGTGCGCCCATCGGCGAGTGTGACGACCACATGGTCGCCTTCGTTCGAGGCGCGCACGGCGCGTTGCCCCGCCACCAGGCGCACGCCGCGTGCTTCCAGTGTGCGCGCCAGGGTGGCGCCGGCGTCCGGTGCGAACATGGGCAGAACGCCTTGCTCGTCCACCACCCACGTGGTTTCGACGCCCAGCGCGTTGAAGAGATAGGCGAACTCGCTCCCCGTCGCGCCGCCGCCAACGACGATGATGGAGCGCGGCAGGTGTTCCAGGTGGGACATGAAGCGCGGCGCGATAAGGCGTTTTCCATCCGGGCGCATCTCCGGGGGGAAGATGGGCACCGAACCCGTCGCCAGGATGAACGCATCGGCTTGCAAGCGGGCGACGGCTTCCCCGTCGGCGTTGCGCACAACCACCTCGTTGGGGCTGGTGAAGGCGGCGACGCCGGTGATGGTTTGCACGCCCAACGCGGCCAGACGCGCCGCGCGTGCTTCGTTCCAGCGTTGCGCCACCATGCGGATGTGCGCCAGCACATGCGCTTCTGCAGGGCGGGCGCTTGTCGCCATGCCCAGCGCCTGCGCGGCGCGTGCTGTTTCCGCGGCATGCAACCAGACTTTGCTGGGCAGAAGACTGTGCCAGCCGGCGCGTCCGCCAAGCGGTGCATCGGCAACCAGGGTGACGTGTGCGCCGTGGTGGGCGGCTGTGCGCGCCGCTTCAATGGCTGCGGGTCCTCCTCCGATGACAACAATCTGCTTGCTCATGCGGCTGCCTCCACAGGTTGCAAGGGTTGTTCGTCTTCATCTTCATCTGCAACACACCCCAACGCCCGCATGGCGTCGTGCGTGTGCAGGTGGAAGTGGTCGCGCCCGATGGCGTCCACAAACCCGACCGCCTGCAAACGGTCCATGACGGGCCCCTTGATGGCGGCGAAGTGCATTTCCACACCCGCATCGCGCAAACGATGGGCAAGGTCTTCCAGCGTTTCCAGCGCGCTCGCGTCAATGAAGTTGATCGCCGTGCCAATCAGCACAAAGGCGCGGATGTCGGGGTTGTCCGCCACCAGCGAGAGTACCAAATCTTCCAAAAACTGCGTGTTGGCAAAGTAGAGACTTTCGTCCACACGCACTGCCAGCACATGCGGGCATGTTTCCACCTTGTGGCGGGCAATGTTGCGGTAAATTTGCGTTCCCGGCAAACGCCCCACAATGGCCACGTGGGGGCGGCTGGTGCGCCAGAGGTAGAGCGCAATCGTCACGGCGACGCCCACAAGGATACCTGTTTCCACCCCGACAATCAGCACAGCGAGGAAGGTTGCTATCAGCGCCACGGCGTCGGCTTTGTTGTACGCCCAGGTGTGTTTGAGCGTGTGAACGTCGAAGAGCGTACTGACCGCCACGATGACGATAGCCGCCAGAACGGCGCGCGGTAGGAAGTAGAAGAGCGGCGTCAGCGCCAGCACAGTCAGCAGGATAAGCGCGGCGGTGATAATGGAAGCGATGCCACTGCGCGCCCCCGCCATGAAGTTGACCACCGAGCGCCCGAAGCCGCCCGCCACAGGGTAAGCACCAGTGAGCGCTGCGGCAATGTCAGCCGCACCGAGCGCCAGCAACTCCTGATTGGCGTCCACCTTTTCGCGCCGCTTGCTGGCGAGCGCTTTGGCAACCGAGATGCTTTCCATGTATCCGACAAAGACCAGCGTGAGTGCTGTTGGCAGAAGCGTTTGCCAGAGCGTGAGGTCCAGCGGTGGAAGCCCAAAGGGCGGCAAGCCTTGGGGAATGGTGCCGACAATGGCCACGCCGGCGCGCTCGTGCAATCTCAGCCCCCAGACAAGCAGCGTACTCAGCGCCACCACAACCAGCGGACCCGTCTTGCTCAGCATGAGGGCGACTTGTTCTGAGAAGCCCAGACGCCGAAAGAACGTTGCCCCCCAC from Ardenticatena maritima harbors:
- a CDS encoding AfsR/SARP family transcriptional regulator — protein: MLHIRLFGQIECMLDDTPVPLPPSAQALLAYLALDHHRAHHREHLATLFWPDIQSHYARTNLRKTLWKLQQALGDTTALDIEHATIALNCAHVRIDSDTFAQAFEACRRQNGSILDAQQSILARHAITLYRGDLLETIYADWSLVPREQYRHMYLVLLEKMLAHCEQMHALNEGIQYAHQLLQQEPAHERTHRTLMRLFYLSGNRTAALRQFLLCRQILDTEFQAAPAQATQNLADAIRQDDAETVRRYALEERTRFEAQTHATAEELRALETRLQASLNDVRRQLARLRDVAPPAKD
- a CDS encoding DUF1722 domain-containing protein, whose protein sequence is MRIWDIHPGYLDRSRLLGEHRELHGLASIHLHNKKGYAAHPETKRWREHLGALAVRHGWLVAELALRGYRHHSPLPIPPNPAHWPPYLDAPSAQITLLRAKYAGQSQGRIPLPEHPQQAWAQHKYSILARDPNAYRDIGKRLVNARHEDLAPLLDELTDLMRHPPSAGGVLNAVEHMWGHVRKHATPEEKQHAQTSPAARLACTQRLAQVQHETYLWHSTALSEMRFWLDFYAETSDTSHRTH
- a CDS encoding FAD-dependent oxidoreductase gives rise to the protein MSKQIVVIGGGPAAIEAARTAAHHGAHVTLVADAPLGGRAGWHSLLPSKVWLHAAETARAAQALGMATSARPAEAHVLAHIRMVAQRWNEARAARLAALGVQTITGVAAFTSPNEVVVRNADGEAVARLQADAFILATGSVPIFPPEMRPDGKRLIAPRFMSHLEHLPRSIIVVGGGATGSEFAYLFNALGVETTWVVDEQGVLPMFAPDAGATLARTLEARGVRLVAGQRAVRASNEGDHVVVTLADGRTLTAEMAFIAIGRRPDTARLGLDAAQITLREDGAPHVDAHLRTSQPHIFAVGDVTGRPMIANRAMAHARHAALTALGHDLPPFREALVVFAIYSEPQVAQVGRVEGDGLARVRIPFNTALKAALLNTDETPGFLEITFTPDDKRLVGGVAVGPHAADALTPIMQAIAANATIHDLAALFPAHPTISELAFEAARWV
- a CDS encoding SulP family inorganic anion transporter: MLSQPIRWLPITQWIRTYTRDDFVNDLIAGVIVAIMLVPQSMAYAMLAGLPPEVGLYASIAPLVVYGLLGTSRALAVGPVAIMSLLVASGLTPLAEPGSPEYVQLALVLALLAGLLQIVMGLARLGFLVNFLSHPVLSGFTSAAAIVIGFSQVKHLLGVSVPRLPHFYEQVAATLRTLPETNPTTLAIGLASIAILFTFKTWGATFFRRLGFSEQVALMLSKTGPLVVVALSTLLVWGLRLHERAGVAIVGTIPQGLPPFGLPPLDLTLWQTLLPTALTLVFVGYMESISVAKALASKRREKVDANQELLALGAADIAAALTGAYPVAGGFGRSVVNFMAGARSGIASIITAALILLTVLALTPLFYFLPRAVLAAIVIVAVSTLFDVHTLKHTWAYNKADAVALIATFLAVLIVGVETGILVGVAVTIALYLWRTSRPHVAIVGRLPGTQIYRNIARHKVETCPHVLAVRVDESLYFANTQFLEDLVLSLVADNPDIRAFVLIGTAINFIDASALETLEDLAHRLRDAGVEMHFAAIKGPVMDRLQAVGFVDAIGRDHFHLHTHDAMRALGCVADEDEDEQPLQPVEAAA